A single genomic interval of Pangasianodon hypophthalmus isolate fPanHyp1 chromosome 8, fPanHyp1.pri, whole genome shotgun sequence harbors:
- the ccdc92 gene encoding coiled-coil domain-containing protein 92, whose translation MASENVTLENQLHSAQKNLLFLQQDHANTLKGLHAEIRRLQQHCTDLTYELTCRSSDPNDDGEARCRELQRRCEELEEQLKAKEQENSELLRELEQKNAMISVLENTIREREKKYLDELKLKSHRLAVLSGELEQRAGTIAFLTAQLHATKKRLLEGGAAFKPSPPTEPRLDSPTNGAGKQPDTPRRRMRKSLSQPLHCEYTELYRVGAADGRRIVLRDATGTMPDPAPFLQARDTPTNADAQPVLRERPPVIPPIASATSPAHAPVPPSPRQQRGSAHIGVAHRIHHPPAEVETLAVDQVSGEKVVRKPSGTDRTV comes from the exons ATGGCCTCAGAGAATGTGACCTTGGAGAATCAGCTTCACAGTGCGCAGAAGAACCTGCTGTTCCTGCAGCAAGACCACGCCAACACGCTGAAGGGCCTCCATGCGGAAATACGCCGTCTGCAGCAGCACTgcactg ATCTGACGTATGAGCTGACGTGCCGGAGTTCTGATCCGAACG ACGATGGTGAAGCACGTTGCAGAGAGCTACAGCGTCGCTgtgaggagctggaggagcagCTGAAGGCCAAAGAGCAGGAGAACAGCGAGCTGCTGCGTGAGCTTGAGCAGAAGAACGCCATGATCTCGGTGCTGGAGAACACGATCCGCGAGCGTGAAAAGAAGTACCTGGACGAGCTGAAGCTCAAGAGCCACCGGCTGGCCGTGTTATCCGGGGAGCTGGAGCAGCGAGCCGGCACCATCGCCTTCCTCACGGCGCAGCTCCACGCCACCAAGAAGCGCCTTCTAGAGGGCGGAGCCGCCTTCAAACCGTCCCCGCCAACTGAGCCTCGGCTCGACTCGCCTACCAACGGAGCCGGCAAGCAGCCGGACACACCACGCAGGCGCATGCGCAAGAGCCTGTCACAGCCGCTGCACTGCGagtacacagagctctacagggTGGGCGCGGCCGACGGTCGAAGAATCGTCCTTAGAGACGCCACAGGAACGATGCCCGACCCCGCACCGTTCCTGCAGGCCCGAGACACGCCCACTAACGCCGACGCACAGCCAGTGCTACGCGAACGACCCCCTGTAATCCCACCCATCGCGTCCGCAACAAGCCCCGCTCATGCTCCTGTGCCTCCAAGCCCCAGGCAGCAACGAGGCTCCGCCCACATCGGCGTGGCACACAGGATTCATCACCCACCTGCAGAAGTGGAGACACTCGCTGTGGATCAGGTTAGCGGAGAGAAGGTGGTGCGTAAACCATCAGGCACTGACAGaactgtttaa